The following proteins come from a genomic window of Nostoc sp. ATCC 53789:
- a CDS encoding cysteine synthase A translates to MDIKNGFVGAVGNTPLIRLNSFSEETGCEILAKAEFLNPGGSVKDRAALYIIEDAEKKGLLKPGGTVVEGTAGNTGIGLAHICNAKGYKCLIIIPDTQSQEKIDALIALGAEVRRVPAVPYKDPNNYVKLSGRVAAELENAIWANQFDNLANRHAHYETTGPEIWKQTDGKIDAWTASTGTGGTYAGVALYLKEQNPAVKCVVADPLGSALYSYVKTGEINIEGNSITEGIGNGRVTANMEGAPADDAIQIDDKEALRVVYQLLRKDGLLMGGSTGINVGAAVALAKQLGPGHTIVTILCDSGSRYQSRIFNPEWLASKGLSID, encoded by the coding sequence ATGGATATTAAAAATGGCTTCGTCGGCGCTGTTGGCAACACACCCCTGATTCGCTTAAACAGCTTCAGTGAAGAAACAGGGTGTGAAATCCTCGCAAAAGCTGAATTTCTCAATCCTGGCGGTTCCGTCAAAGACCGCGCCGCACTTTACATCATTGAAGATGCGGAAAAGAAAGGTTTACTCAAACCCGGTGGTACTGTTGTAGAAGGAACTGCTGGTAATACTGGCATTGGACTGGCGCATATTTGCAACGCCAAAGGCTACAAATGCCTAATTATTATTCCCGATACCCAATCACAAGAAAAAATAGACGCACTGATCGCATTAGGCGCAGAAGTCCGTCGCGTTCCTGCTGTACCTTACAAAGACCCAAATAACTACGTCAAGCTATCTGGAAGAGTCGCTGCTGAGTTGGAAAATGCTATTTGGGCGAATCAGTTTGATAACCTAGCCAATCGCCATGCCCACTACGAAACCACAGGGCCGGAAATTTGGAAACAGACAGATGGTAAAATAGATGCATGGACAGCTTCAACTGGTACTGGTGGTACTTATGCTGGTGTGGCGTTGTACTTAAAAGAACAAAATCCAGCAGTTAAATGCGTTGTTGCCGATCCACTGGGTAGCGCACTTTATAGCTATGTCAAAACCGGCGAAATCAATATAGAAGGAAATTCCATCACCGAAGGCATCGGGAATGGTCGTGTCACAGCCAATATGGAAGGCGCACCTGCTGATGATGCCATCCAAATCGATGACAAAGAAGCTTTACGGGTAGTTTACCAACTGCTGAGGAAAGATGGGCTGTTAATGGGCGGCTCAACGGGTATTAATGTTGGCGCAGCTGTCGCCTTAGCAAAGCAGTTGGGCCCAGGACATACCATTGTTACCATCTTGTGTGATAGTGGTTCCCGGTATCAGTCGCGGATATTCAACCCTGAATGGCTAGCCTCAAAAGGACTTTCTATAGATTAG
- a CDS encoding (2Fe-2S) ferredoxin domain-containing protein, with protein sequence MTTQPSNFSTIDQPSSSKCVRVCQNRTCKKQGAAKVFAAFTALLIPDVTVTASSCLGQCGNGPMVLVLPDMVWYSGVRPDEVSLLIENHLLGGQRVKQMLYYRFHPQKES encoded by the coding sequence ATGACAACTCAACCATCAAACTTCTCGACAATAGACCAACCCTCTTCTTCTAAATGTGTGCGGGTTTGCCAAAATCGCACCTGCAAAAAGCAAGGTGCAGCCAAGGTTTTTGCAGCTTTTACAGCTTTGCTGATTCCTGATGTAACAGTAACGGCTAGCAGCTGTTTGGGACAATGTGGTAATGGGCCAATGGTGCTGGTATTACCCGATATGGTCTGGTATAGCGGTGTTCGACCCGATGAAGTCTCTCTACTGATAGAAAATCATTTGCTAGGTGGTCAAAGAGTCAAACAGATGCTCTATTATCGGTTTCATCCCCAGAAAGAAAGCTAA
- a CDS encoding DUF5331 domain-containing protein: MNIQQLRQSLKQNWLVYYEQNISWLVKMRIWGTYDGLRRPLSGFILATLSVLEPQFDEILAFMLDLNNDPDKIIAALGLNFNPDEELRLEHSIAISQAEIESPDEKHSEDKHLSSIVTASKIVPTSLAKTLDSNLSRADRLAPLFTATTEIDRTPKPELVVASTTKIAPDTPVKTPSSGFLNEYQSVRSDFAASRQTSPLERFPSGTSSLTMIAEANSKAKTMPSVALASEVKSNAPSIRIPVGALLAITTEINSNGKPVRSLAITTEVKSSGKQANIQPQDVKSKVNLPTTNARSLASWVDEFCYGTRNKEEDILT, translated from the coding sequence ATGAATATCCAACAGCTGCGTCAATCTTTAAAACAAAACTGGCTTGTTTACTACGAGCAAAATATTTCTTGGCTAGTCAAAATGCGAATTTGGGGGACTTACGATGGTCTGCGCCGTCCTTTGTCCGGTTTTATTTTGGCAACACTGTCTGTTTTAGAACCCCAGTTTGATGAAATACTTGCTTTTATGCTGGATCTGAATAACGATCCAGATAAAATAATTGCCGCTTTAGGTCTTAACTTTAATCCTGATGAAGAGTTACGTTTAGAGCATTCTATAGCTATAAGCCAAGCTGAAATCGAGTCGCCAGATGAGAAGCATTCTGAGGATAAACATCTATCATCGATTGTAACTGCTAGCAAAATTGTGCCTACTTCTCTTGCCAAGACTCTAGACTCCAACTTGTCACGCGCCGATCGCCTTGCGCCATTATTTACGGCTACCACAGAGATAGATCGCACCCCTAAACCTGAGTTAGTAGTTGCATCTACTACTAAAATTGCTCCAGATACTCCGGTGAAAACGCCATCATCGGGTTTCTTGAACGAATATCAATCAGTACGTAGCGACTTTGCAGCTTCTCGTCAGACATCGCCCCTTGAACGTTTTCCTTCAGGAACATCATCGCTGACAATGATTGCTGAAGCCAACAGCAAAGCCAAAACTATGCCATCTGTGGCGTTAGCTAGCGAGGTTAAAAGCAACGCGCCATCTATCCGAATCCCTGTAGGGGCATTGCTGGCAATTACCACTGAGATTAACAGTAATGGTAAACCAGTGCGATCGCTAGCAATTACTACTGAGGTTAAAAGTAGCGGCAAGCAAGCGAATATTCAACCACAAGATGTTAAAAGCAAAGTGAATTTACCAACCACTAATGCCCGTAGTTTAGCTTCTTGGGTAGATGAATTTTGTTACGGCACTAGGAATAAAGAAGAAGATATTTTGACTTGA
- a CDS encoding folate-binding protein YgfZ, with the protein MPTSTIDDKDAAAIQAAKVGVAICDRTAWGRIKVAGDDRLTFLHNQSTNNFQILKPGQGCDTVFVTSTARTIDLATAYVREDAVILLVSPNRRQYLMEWLDKYIFYADKVELSDITEYTNTFSLIGPGSDAVLEKLGIGELIGQPYGNHHVYTIAPAEGVRIAVGSGLAAPGYTFTFPYTDKSSVWNKLLEAGAVEMSDRAWDALRILQGRPAPDSELTDDYNPLEVGLWQTISFTKGCYIGQETIARLNTYKGVKQHLLGIRLNAPASVGSAIAVGDEKVGKLTSYTETADGYFGLGYIRTKAGGVGLKVQVGETEGEVIEIPFVSHEYP; encoded by the coding sequence ATGCCAACATCTACAATTGACGATAAAGACGCAGCAGCAATCCAAGCCGCTAAAGTTGGGGTTGCTATATGCGATCGCACCGCCTGGGGACGTATCAAAGTAGCTGGCGACGATCGCCTTACTTTCTTACACAACCAAAGTACTAACAATTTCCAAATACTCAAGCCAGGACAAGGTTGTGATACGGTTTTCGTTACTTCTACAGCTAGAACAATTGATTTAGCAACCGCCTATGTTAGAGAAGATGCGGTAATCCTGCTAGTTTCACCCAACCGCCGCCAATATCTCATGGAATGGCTGGATAAATATATTTTCTATGCCGACAAGGTGGAATTATCTGATATCACAGAATACACCAACACCTTCAGCCTCATTGGCCCAGGAAGCGACGCTGTTTTAGAAAAATTGGGTATTGGCGAACTCATCGGGCAACCTTACGGTAATCACCATGTATACACGATCGCTCCGGCTGAGGGAGTGCGGATTGCTGTGGGTAGTGGGTTAGCGGCTCCCGGATACACCTTCACTTTTCCTTATACTGACAAATCTTCGGTGTGGAACAAATTGTTAGAAGCTGGGGCGGTAGAGATGAGCGATCGCGCTTGGGATGCTTTGCGAATCTTACAAGGCCGCCCCGCCCCAGATTCCGAACTCACAGATGATTACAATCCTCTGGAAGTTGGTTTGTGGCAAACAATTTCTTTTACTAAAGGTTGCTATATTGGGCAAGAAACCATTGCTCGGTTAAATACATATAAAGGTGTAAAACAACACCTTTTGGGTATCCGCCTCAATGCCCCTGCGTCAGTAGGAAGTGCGATCGCAGTGGGAGACGAAAAAGTTGGCAAACTTACCAGTTACACAGAAACGGCTGATGGTTATTTTGGACTAGGTTACATTCGCACCAAAGCTGGTGGCGTAGGCTTAAAAGTCCAAGTGGGAGAAACTGAGGGTGAAGTCATAGAAATCCCCTTTGTTTCTCACGAGTACCCATAA
- a CDS encoding PLP-dependent aminotransferase family protein, protein MNILLERQSPKPIYLQIRDRISHLIKSGALKSGDRLPSIRSLAESLQVNKLTVIEAYNVLEADGIVSARQGSGYFVSSIPLKSTNLESKFAPAQNVIITKPGKCSFYEMYTPLVQAQTQPGMINFGYGYPRPPKDINLIARRALRQDDADIFFPHEMPQGQLTLCRQIAQMLVHQGLEVFPEDLIITNGSQQGLSLAMNYYVQPGDWVIVEAPTYYGAISILENLGAKIIGIPMTAEGMNLDLLEQYLRSHRPKLIYTISTFHNPTGLTTTQNHRQQLLALAEKYECPILEDNAYEGINFDAVPAPIKALDKNNLVTYLSTFSKTLMPGLRVGYMVVTGKHYQAIIEQKLLHDLHTSSISQTIVSEYLASGHYRRHLSRLRTDNLQSRNIMLQALERYFPEEIRWTVPTGGLFLWVQLPDDIPIGIIRNEAFAENVYLACGSAFFPDKQGYPAMRLTFCLSPEEIEQGISIVGKLLKKYISRGCVDTERLVVKNRISNYQPLVYSS, encoded by the coding sequence ATGAACATTTTATTAGAACGGCAATCACCAAAACCGATTTATTTGCAGATCCGCGATCGCATCAGTCATCTGATTAAATCTGGCGCACTCAAAAGTGGCGATCGCCTCCCTTCAATTCGCTCTCTGGCAGAAAGTTTACAAGTTAATAAACTCACGGTTATTGAAGCATATAACGTTTTAGAAGCAGATGGGATTGTTTCTGCTCGTCAAGGTTCAGGATATTTTGTCAGTAGCATTCCTCTTAAAAGCACCAACCTAGAATCTAAATTCGCTCCAGCCCAAAATGTCATAATTACAAAACCAGGAAAGTGTTCTTTTTATGAGATGTATACTCCACTGGTACAAGCACAGACACAGCCAGGAATGATTAATTTTGGCTACGGTTATCCTCGTCCACCAAAAGATATTAACCTCATTGCCAGACGAGCGCTAAGACAAGATGATGCTGATATTTTCTTTCCTCATGAGATGCCGCAAGGACAACTAACTCTGTGTAGACAAATTGCTCAGATGTTAGTACATCAAGGATTAGAGGTTTTTCCAGAAGATTTAATTATTACTAATGGCTCTCAGCAAGGGTTGTCATTAGCGATGAATTATTATGTACAACCTGGTGATTGGGTGATTGTGGAAGCTCCCACTTATTATGGTGCAATTTCTATTTTAGAAAACTTAGGAGCTAAGATTATTGGCATTCCCATGACTGCGGAGGGGATGAATTTAGATTTATTAGAGCAATATCTTCGCAGCCACCGCCCGAAATTAATTTATACAATTAGTACTTTTCACAATCCAACAGGATTGACGACAACACAAAATCATCGTCAACAATTACTAGCATTAGCAGAAAAATATGAGTGCCCTATTTTGGAAGATAATGCTTATGAAGGAATAAATTTTGATGCTGTGCCAGCCCCAATTAAAGCTTTAGATAAAAATAACTTAGTCACTTATTTAAGCACTTTTTCTAAAACTTTAATGCCTGGTTTACGAGTTGGCTATATGGTAGTTACAGGTAAGCATTATCAAGCAATTATTGAGCAGAAGTTGCTTCATGACTTGCACACATCCAGTATTTCGCAAACAATAGTTAGCGAATATCTCGCTTCAGGACATTACCGCCGTCACCTCAGCCGACTTCGCACAGATAATCTGCAAAGTCGTAATATAATGCTGCAAGCTTTGGAGCGTTATTTCCCTGAAGAGATCCGGTGGACAGTTCCCACGGGTGGATTATTTCTTTGGGTACAGTTACCAGATGATATTCCGATTGGGATAATTCGTAACGAAGCTTTTGCAGAAAATGTTTACCTGGCGTGCGGTTCGGCATTTTTCCCCGATAAGCAAGGTTATCCGGCGATGCGTCTAACTTTTTGTCTCTCGCCAGAGGAAATTGAGCAAGGTATTTCGATTGTGGGTAAGTTGCTGAAAAAGTATATTTCTAGAGGATGTGTAGATACAGAGCGGCTTGTTGTCAAAAACCGTATATCTAATTATCAACCTCTGGTTTACAGTTCATAG
- a CDS encoding hydantoinase B/oxoprolinase family protein, with the protein MYTVSQPDPIRLEIFKNLYQFIAEQMGIVLQNTATSVNIKERLDFSCAIFESSGLLVANAPHIPVHLGSMSESVRSLINDKGDTLKPGNVYLSNNPYNGGTHLPDVTAITPVFLESSENNPCPMAHAQCPMPLFFVASRGHQADIGGITPGSMPPHSTTVEEEGILFDNFLLVEDGCFREVAVRQHLSNHIYPARNPDQNIADFKAQIAANERGGQELYKMVSQYGIETVQAYMKFVQANAEESVRKAINLLKDGSFSYEMDNGAIIKVKVKIHQESRSATIDFTGTSEQLNSNFNAPKAVTQAAVLYVFRTLVDDNIPLNAGCLNPLEIIIPVGCMLNPIYPAAVVAGNVETSQTIVDALYGALGVMAASQGTMNNFTFGNEQYQYYETICGGSGAGIDFDGTDGVHSHMTNSRLTDPEVLETRYPVLLESFSLRPDSGGKGQYSGGNGVVRRIRFLEPMTANILSGHRVIPPFGLNDGQAAIVGRNWIQRQNGIEENLDSTATVEMKPGDVFVIETPGGGGFGKVS; encoded by the coding sequence ATGTACACAGTATCTCAACCAGATCCCATTCGTTTAGAAATATTCAAAAATCTATATCAATTTATCGCCGAGCAAATGGGAATTGTGTTACAAAACACGGCTACATCTGTGAATATCAAGGAAAGGCTAGATTTTTCCTGCGCTATTTTTGAATCATCGGGATTATTAGTAGCAAATGCCCCCCATATTCCCGTACATTTAGGTTCTATGAGTGAAAGTGTTCGCAGTTTAATTAACGATAAAGGCGACACCCTAAAACCAGGAAATGTCTATCTATCTAATAACCCTTATAACGGCGGAACCCATCTTCCTGATGTCACTGCAATTACCCCTGTTTTTTTGGAAAGTAGTGAAAATAATCCATGCCCAATGGCCCATGCCCAATGCCCCATGCCCCTATTTTTTGTTGCTTCTCGTGGACACCAAGCAGATATCGGTGGGATTACCCCCGGTTCAATGCCTCCTCACAGTACCACAGTAGAAGAAGAAGGAATTCTTTTTGATAATTTTCTCTTGGTTGAAGATGGCTGTTTCCGAGAAGTCGCAGTAAGACAGCATCTTTCAAATCATATTTATCCTGCTCGTAATCCTGACCAAAACATTGCTGATTTTAAAGCACAAATTGCCGCAAATGAACGAGGAGGACAAGAACTTTATAAAATGGTTTCACAATATGGAATTGAAACCGTTCAAGCTTATATGAAGTTTGTGCAAGCTAATGCTGAAGAATCAGTCAGAAAGGCTATCAACCTTCTCAAAGATGGCTCATTTAGTTATGAGATGGATAATGGGGCAATAATTAAAGTAAAAGTGAAAATTCATCAAGAAAGCCGCAGTGCTACTATTGATTTTACTGGAACTTCTGAGCAACTAAATAGTAATTTTAATGCTCCGAAAGCTGTAACTCAAGCAGCAGTATTGTATGTCTTTCGGACTTTGGTTGATGATAATATTCCTCTGAATGCCGGGTGTCTTAACCCTCTAGAAATTATTATTCCGGTTGGCTGTATGCTGAACCCAATTTATCCAGCAGCAGTGGTAGCGGGTAATGTCGAAACTTCTCAAACAATTGTTGATGCTTTATATGGCGCTTTGGGTGTGATGGCTGCTTCTCAAGGAACGATGAATAATTTTACTTTTGGTAATGAGCAATATCAATATTATGAAACTATCTGTGGCGGCTCTGGAGCAGGAATTGATTTTGATGGAACTGATGGCGTTCATTCTCACATGACTAACTCCCGTTTGACCGATCCAGAAGTTTTAGAAACCCGCTATCCTGTACTTTTAGAAAGCTTTAGCCTTCGTCCTGATAGTGGTGGGAAAGGGCAATATTCAGGTGGTAATGGAGTTGTCCGCCGCATCCGTTTTTTAGAACCTATGACAGCTAATATTCTTTCTGGACATCGAGTTATTCCTCCCTTTGGATTAAATGATGGACAAGCCGCAATTGTTGGACGCAACTGGATACAACGTCAGAATGGAATTGAAGAAAATTTAGACAGCACAGCAACAGTAGAGATGAAACCTGGAGATGTTTTTGTGATAGAAACTCCTGGAGGAGGCGGATTTGGTAAAGTCTCTTAG
- a CDS encoding hydantoinase/oxoprolinase family protein, with amino-acid sequence MLKVFADRGGTFTDIVAVTNNQAIIDRLSRHPERFLIVSLPKKQWIIVYKLLSENPEQYQDAAIQGIRDIMGISSNEPIPTEAIEVIKMGTTVATNALLERKGDRVVLIITKGFKDALRIGYQNRPNIFARHIVLPTMLYEQVIEIDERYDAHGNELIPLDIQQVRNDLQAVYHTGIRSCAIVFMHSDRYPKHEQQIAKIAQEIGFTQISVSHQVSPLMKLVSRGDTTVVDAYLTPILRRYVNQVASQLPGVKLMFMKSDGGLVAAEQFQGKDSILSGPAGGIVGAVQTSKRAGFELVITFDMGGTSTDVAHFKGEYERQLDSEIAGARMRVPVLAINTIAAGGGSILFFDGSSYRVGPQSAGSNPGPACYRRGGPLTVTDANVMLGKIHPQYFPSVFGIDGNLPLDKDTVIQQFTQLAQDIQSATLNHCTPEQVAAGFIAIAVENMANAIKKISLQRGYDVSQYVLCCFGGAGGQVACLIADTLGMKKIFLHPYAGVLSAYGMGLADVRAIRERGVEQPLTQVLIPKLHQLMEYLETQARSEINEANYQTEIVQKVNLKYEGTNSNLTVTFADDMVLMRQEFENEHKSRYGFIQLEKTLIVESASVEVIQKMKTPEEPLITRTRSLVEAPEAVEVVRMFTADRWHDTPVYRREDLQPEDSINGPAIVVEKISTIVVEPNWQARLTEYNHLILQFIDK; translated from the coding sequence ATGTTGAAAGTTTTTGCTGATAGAGGTGGTACATTCACAGATATTGTTGCCGTTACTAATAATCAGGCAATTATAGACAGACTTTCAAGACATCCTGAACGTTTTTTAATTGTTTCCCTACCTAAAAAGCAATGGATTATAGTTTACAAGCTACTTTCAGAAAATCCTGAACAATATCAAGATGCAGCCATCCAAGGTATACGGGATATTATGGGTATTTCCAGTAACGAACCCATTCCTACTGAAGCGATAGAAGTTATAAAAATGGGGACAACAGTAGCAACAAATGCGTTGTTAGAACGGAAAGGAGACAGAGTTGTTCTGATCATCACCAAAGGTTTTAAAGATGCGCTGCGAATTGGCTACCAAAACCGTCCTAACATCTTTGCCCGTCATATCGTTTTACCAACTATGCTTTATGAGCAGGTGATTGAGATTGATGAACGTTATGATGCTCATGGAAATGAATTAATACCTCTAGATATTCAACAAGTCAGAAATGACTTACAAGCAGTTTACCATACAGGAATTCGGAGTTGTGCTATTGTTTTTATGCACAGCGATCGCTATCCCAAACACGAACAACAAATAGCCAAAATCGCGCAAGAAATCGGCTTTACCCAAATATCTGTATCTCATCAAGTTAGTCCGCTAATGAAATTAGTTAGCCGAGGAGATACAACAGTAGTTGATGCTTATTTAACTCCGATTCTACGCCGCTATGTCAACCAAGTAGCGAGTCAGTTACCTGGAGTCAAATTAATGTTCATGAAATCTGACGGCGGTTTAGTCGCAGCCGAACAATTTCAAGGCAAAGATAGTATTTTGAGTGGCCCGGCTGGCGGTATTGTCGGTGCAGTACAAACTAGTAAAAGAGCAGGTTTTGAGTTAGTTATTACCTTTGATATGGGAGGGACAAGTACAGATGTCGCCCACTTTAAAGGAGAGTATGAACGACAACTAGATTCAGAAATTGCTGGGGCGCGGATGCGAGTTCCCGTATTAGCAATTAATACCATTGCGGCTGGAGGCGGTTCAATCCTCTTTTTTGATGGTTCTAGTTATCGTGTCGGCCCTCAATCTGCTGGTTCTAATCCTGGGCCTGCTTGTTACCGACGCGGAGGGCCATTAACGGTTACTGATGCCAATGTAATGTTAGGCAAAATTCACCCACAATATTTTCCCTCGGTTTTTGGAATTGATGGCAATTTACCTTTAGATAAAGATACTGTCATTCAGCAATTTACCCAATTAGCCCAAGATATTCAAAGTGCGACATTAAATCATTGTACTCCCGAACAGGTAGCGGCTGGATTTATTGCGATCGCAGTGGAAAATATGGCGAACGCAATTAAAAAAATAAGTCTGCAACGAGGTTATGATGTCAGCCAATACGTGCTTTGTTGTTTTGGCGGCGCAGGCGGACAAGTTGCTTGTTTAATTGCCGATACCTTGGGAATGAAAAAGATATTTCTTCACCCTTATGCTGGTGTTCTCTCTGCCTACGGAATGGGATTAGCAGATGTCAGGGCGATTAGAGAAAGAGGAGTAGAACAGCCTTTAACTCAAGTATTAATCCCTAAATTACATCAGTTAATGGAATATTTAGAAACTCAAGCTAGAAGTGAAATAAATGAAGCTAATTATCAAACAGAAATAGTCCAAAAAGTAAACTTAAAATATGAAGGAACTAACTCTAATTTAACCGTTACCTTTGCCGATGATATGGTATTGATGCGGCAAGAATTTGAGAATGAACATAAATCACGTTATGGTTTCATTCAATTAGAGAAAACTTTAATTGTTGAATCAGCCTCGGTAGAAGTAATTCAGAAAATGAAGACTCCTGAAGAACCATTAATTACTCGTACACGTTCTCTAGTTGAAGCCCCCGAAGCCGTTGAAGTAGTAAGGATGTTTACTGCTGATAGATGGCATGATACGCCTGTTTACCGACGAGAAGATTTGCAACCAGAAGATAGTATTAATGGGCCTGCGATCGTTGTTGAAAAAATTAGCACAATTGTAGTTGAGCCTAACTGGCAAGCAAGATTAACTGAATATAATCATTTAATTCTACAATTTATAGACAAATAG